In Pelodictyon luteolum DSM 273, the genomic stretch GATACCCTGGACATACTGTCCCTTGGCCGCAGAAGGTTTCAGGCGCATGACCTCCTTAAGGAAGCTGGTGATGTTGGTGACCAGCTGGTCAGCGGGGAAGGATGCCTTGCCGACGGGTGCGTGGACGTTGCCGGCCTTGTCGACGCGGAACTCGATCTTTCCGGCCTTGACCTCCTTGACAGCCTTTGCCACATCCATGGTCACCGTACCCGATTTCGGGTTCGGCATGAGGCCGCGGGGTCCGAGGATCTTGGCTACCTTGCCGAGCTGGCCCATGACGTCGGGAGTGGCGATGATGACATCGACACCGGTCCAGCCGTTCTGGATTTTTTCGATATACTCTTCAAAACCGACCAAATCTGCGCCGGCCTCAGTTGCCTCAGCGGCCTTGGCCTCTTTGCAGACGACCAGCACCGAAACAGTTTTACCTGTGCCATGCGGGAGCATGACGGTGCCGCGAACGACCTGGTCCGCGTGACGCGGATCAACTCCGAGCTTGACAGCCACATCA encodes the following:
- the rplA gene encoding 50S ribosomal protein L1; translation: MAGKNYRAAAAQVDRNMEYDLVDAVAKVKEITNVKFDATVDVAVKLGVDPRHADQVVRGTVMLPHGTGKTVSVLVVCKEAKAAEATEAGADLVGFEEYIEKIQNGWTGVDVIIATPDVMGQLGKVAKILGPRGLMPNPKSGTVTMDVAKAVKEVKAGKIEFRVDKAGNVHAPVGKASFPADQLVTNITSFLKEVMRLKPSAAKGQYVQGIAVSSTMSPGVRIKREKFVA